In one window of Agromyces badenianii DNA:
- a CDS encoding ABC transporter substrate-binding protein, with protein MSRRPLPQDPMIRALIAQARRAQLNRRTLLAGAGAGAAALALAACSTGGAQGKPDAAVDDSANDPTLNWANWAAYIDEDDSGAYPTLERFTEETGITVNYEVAVDDNNTYYGKVKDQLALGQDIGADTAVLTDWMIARWIRFGYAQKLDHANIPNLANLSPALRDPDFDAGREYSVPWQGGFAGICWNTEAIPGGIESVDDLWSPDLKGRVGVLSEMRDTMGLIMLQNGIDIAGDWGDDDFTAAIDVLRTQVDNGQVRNIKGNSYLEDLKSEDTLAAICWSGDITVLNAEAGDKWKFALPTAGGTIWNDNFLVPIGSPRKTNAEKLINYYYEPEIAAEVAAWVNFITPVVGAKEAAIAIDPELAENQLIFPNEETLANAHIFRSLDGAEEQKYQAQFQSILLGA; from the coding sequence GTGAGTCGACGCCCTCTTCCCCAGGACCCGATGATCCGCGCGCTCATCGCGCAGGCCCGTCGAGCGCAGCTGAACCGCCGCACGCTGCTCGCCGGTGCCGGCGCGGGTGCTGCGGCACTCGCCCTCGCGGCCTGCTCGACCGGTGGTGCGCAGGGCAAGCCCGACGCCGCCGTCGATGATTCGGCCAACGACCCGACCCTCAATTGGGCGAACTGGGCGGCCTACATCGACGAAGACGACAGCGGCGCCTACCCCACCCTCGAGCGCTTCACCGAGGAGACGGGCATCACGGTCAACTACGAGGTCGCCGTCGACGACAACAACACCTACTACGGCAAGGTGAAAGACCAACTCGCCCTCGGCCAGGACATCGGCGCCGACACGGCGGTGCTCACCGACTGGATGATCGCGCGCTGGATCCGATTCGGCTACGCCCAGAAGCTCGATCACGCCAACATCCCGAACCTCGCGAACCTCAGTCCCGCACTTCGCGACCCCGACTTCGACGCAGGGCGGGAGTACTCGGTGCCGTGGCAGGGCGGCTTCGCCGGCATCTGCTGGAACACGGAGGCGATCCCGGGCGGCATCGAATCCGTCGATGACCTCTGGAGCCCCGATCTCAAGGGCCGCGTCGGGGTGCTCTCCGAGATGCGCGACACGATGGGCCTCATCATGCTGCAGAACGGCATCGACATCGCCGGCGACTGGGGCGACGACGACTTCACGGCCGCGATCGACGTGCTCCGCACGCAGGTCGACAACGGTCAGGTGCGCAACATCAAGGGCAACTCCTACCTCGAAGACCTGAAGAGCGAAGACACGCTCGCGGCGATCTGCTGGTCGGGCGACATCACGGTGCTCAACGCCGAGGCGGGCGACAAGTGGAAGTTCGCGCTGCCCACCGCCGGCGGAACGATCTGGAACGACAACTTCCTGGTGCCGATCGGTTCGCCGCGCAAGACCAATGCCGAGAAGCTCATCAACTACTACTACGAGCCCGAGATCGCGGCCGAGGTGGCGGCATGGGTGAACTTCATCACCCCGGTCGTCGGAGCCAAGGAGGCCGCCATCGCGATCGACCCCGAACTCGCCGAGAACCAGCTCATCTTCCCCAACGAGGAGACCCTGGCGAACGCGCACATCTTCCGCTCCCTCGACGGCGCCGAGGAGCAGAAGTACCAGGCGCAGTTCCAGAGCATTCTGCTGGGGGCATGA